From the Oncorhynchus nerka isolate Pitt River linkage group LG20, Oner_Uvic_2.0, whole genome shotgun sequence genome, one window contains:
- the LOC115101742 gene encoding secretogranin-2b-like: protein MLSLFKLSTGKPVVLAFLLLHAFSVQGASRPRHHRLRGGEAEELQPAVYPPSSDMIKALEYIESLKQRTDGGQEREEPTKDYDEVEKFRILLQLTSLQGEGTPERQSSPPAQRQQDIPAEQLVRALLRTLQEQLASPPRPALVVPGNDRSVHRHPSANTGSPVNTPAYSGFPRPHKKYPLMFEDEEDRDSPKRATEDLKEKYTPRSLNNLRSIFKELGKPSTSNNQKRQIFDDDDDLFSPRNLAYEDVAGGEEWIPVEENVETEEVVNRSHEEFDRALQQNYDEEEEEKDDGMQMQRRAGQNKEDPEEDTKPVDYYLLKILGMSEHETARRQTGEQKKRLIRHPMVDPRALNELLKISLKLHIPPEDLIDMLITEEIRKLDHHPQAIPRYRTSNNPKIRYYSRRLPVKNAPEDMDEEDFLNIVEMETISNDYPVSRRPLKSAPSPPRVSAPPAPARDLALAPAPPPAAAPKVPSSSGRRENLFMSELNKMPFKRESDNDEADEDEMMTFLAAKILTKYPSTISKRNTQSQANGQFPYELYEQAMKDYFDQADTMTKRDSEGNEVVEPAEMQVKDQVPQETAAPEMEEEKEHHGKPVAGM, encoded by the coding sequence ATGCTGTCACTCTTTAAACTATCCACAGGAAAACCTGTTGTTCTcgctttcctcctcctccatgcattCTCTGTGCAGGGCGCGTCCCGCCCTCGCCACCACAGGCTCAGAGGCGGGGAGGCCGAAGAGCTGCAACCCGCCGTCTACCCGCCCAGCTCCGACATGATCAAAGCCCTGGAGTACATCGAGAGCCTGAAACAGCGGACAGACGGGggccaagagagagaggagccaacaAAAGACTATGATGAGGTCGAGAAGTTCCGCATCCTCCTGCAGCTCACCTCTCTCCAGGGTGAAGGCACACCCGAAAGGCAGTCCTCCCCGCCGGCCCAGAGGCAGCAGGACATCCCGGCTGAGCAGTTGGTGAGAGCCTTGCTCAGGACCCTCCAGGAACAGCTCGCTAGTCCCCCCAGACCCGCCCTTGTGGTGCCGGGGAATGACCGCAGCGTGCACAGGCACCCCTCAGCAAACACAGGCAGCCCCGTGAACACGCCTGCCTACAGTGGCTTCCCGAGGCCGCACAAGAAGTACCCACTGATGTTCGAGGACGAGGAAGATAGAGACAGCCCCAAGCGCGCCACAGAGGACCTGAAGGAAAAATACACCCCTCGGAGCCTCAACAACCTGCGATCCATCTTCAAAGAGCTGGGGAAACCATCCACCTCCAACAACCAGAAGCGCCAAATCTTTGACGATGATGACGATTTATTCAGTCCGAGGAACCTGGCCTACGAGGATGTGGCGGGTGGGGAGGAGTGGATTCCTGTAGAGGAGAATGTCGAGACTGAGGAGGTGGTGAACAGGAGCCACGAGGAGTTCGACAGGGCTCTGCAGCAGAACtatgacgaggaggaggaagagaaggacgaCGGAATGCAGATGCAGCGCAGAGCTGGCCAGAATAAAGAGGACCCAGAGGAAGATACTAAACCAGTAGATTATTACCTGTTGAAGATTCTGGGAATGAGCGAACATGAGACAGCCAGGAGGCAAACCGGAGAGCAAAAAAAGAGACTAATCCGTCACCCCATGGTGGACCCCCGGGCCCTGAACGAGCTGTTAAAGATCTCCCTCAAACTCCACATCCCCCCCGAGGATCTTATCGACATGCTGATCACGGAGGAAATCAGAAAACTAGACCATCACCCACAAGCCATCCCCCGCTACAGGACCAGCAACAACCCGAAGATCAGATACTACAGCCGGAGACTGCCAGTCAAAAATGCTCCTGAAGACATGGACGAGGAAGACTTCCTGAATATCGTAGAAATGGAAACCATCAGTAACGACTATCCTGTGAGTCGGCGGCCGCTcaagagtgccccttcccctcccagagtttcagcaccacccgCCCCGGCGAGAGATTTAGCACTAGCACCAGCACCGCCTCCCGCGGCTGCTCCAAAAGTCCCATCCTCATCCGGCCGAAGGGAAAACTTATTTATGTCGGAGCTCAACAAGATGCCTTTTAAGAGAGAATCTGACAACGATGAGGCGGACGAAGATGAGATGATGACATTTCTGGCGGCCAAAATATTAACTAAGTACCCCAGCACGATCAGCAAACGCAACACCCAATCTCAGGCGAACGGACAGTTCCCTTACGAGCTATACGAACAAGCCATGAAAGATTACTTTGACCAAGCGGACACAATGACAAAGAGAGATTCAGAGGGTAATGAGGTAGTGGAGCCCGCGGAGATGCAGGTGAAAGATCAGGTTCCACAGGAGACCGCAGctccagagatggaggaggaaaaggagcaTCACGGAAAACCGGTTGCTGGAATGTAG